Within Runella rosea, the genomic segment GACTTGATGATTGAGGTGGAAAAATTGGCCCACGAAAACCGATTTGATTACTTATTGATTGAATCGACGGGAATTTCTGAACCCGTACCTATCGCGCAAACTTTCACGTTTAAAGACGAAGAAAACGGCATTGATTTATCCCGTTTTGCCCAAATTGATAGTATGATTACGGTCGTCGACGCCCTAAATTTTGCCAAAGATTTTGGTTCGGTCGATACCCTGCATACCCGCGCCCTCAATGAAGACCCGCAAGACCATCGCACCATTGTCAATCTTTTGACTGACCAGATAGAGTTTGCCGACATAATCATTCTTAATAAAACCGACTTAGTTTCTCAAGCCCAATTAGGTGAATTAAAGGCGATTATCTCGTCTCTCAATCCAGTTGCTAAAATCATTCAATCTAGTTTTGGGAACGTTTCTACGGCCCACATTTTAAATACGGGGCTTTTTGATTACGATAAAGCCGAACAATCGGCGGGGTGGATTCAGGAGTTAGAAAATCTCAAAACGGGCAAAACCCATACCCCTGAAACGGTAGAATACGGCATCAGTTCGTTCGTTTTTCGCGACCGCCGCCCGTTTCATCCCGAGCGTTTTTGGCATTACCTTTCCAACGATTGGCACGCAGGCATTCTTCGTTCTAAAGGATTATTTTGGATTGCTTCTCGCCCCAACGAAGCCATCAACTGGAGTCAAGCGGGCGGCTCATTGCGTGCCGAAAGCGCGGGGGTCTGGTGGGCAAGTATGCCATTCGACCAACGCATTCGCTATGCAGCTTATGTTGACAATAAATCTATCATTGAAACCCGATGGGACAAGCGCTTTGGAGACCGCCAAAACGAATTGGTCATTATCGGACAAGACCTCAACCAAGAAATCATCGAAAAAGAATTGCAAGCCTGCCTGTGTACAGATGCTGAAATCAAAGCGATGGAAACAAACCAGGCTTTTACCGACCCTTTCCCCCTTTAATGTGAGGGGCTTCTTCCCTATTTTTAGGGCACTTAATCGGCCAAAAAAGTCAAATGAATAAGTTTTACTCCTAACTATTAAAGTAACTTCCAATCTATTATTTTGCAAAGTCATTTAATTGACAACCAGTACAATTGTAAAAAAATAAACACTCATTTAACTTTACATTTTTACAAAAATGAATGAATATTTTAAAGATAGAAGTTGACAAACGGATTCTTTTGCTCTACCTTTGAGCCAGTTATTGGTGCCTGATGTACGCCTCTGTGTGTGCCGATTGGCTTAATAGGGAATCCCGTTCAATTCGGGGGCTGTTCCCGCAACTGTACGTTTCAATACATTGTCGCTCACCTTTTAGTCACTGTTCTGAATTTAAAAAGAATGGGAAGACTAGCGCCAACGAAACAAGCCAGGAGACCTGCCAACAATCATTCTTGACGAGTCCTTACGGGTAATGAGGCAACGTCGAGCGTTCGATTTCACATTCACATTTTCGGCAAAACACCTTGATTTACAAGCTCCTGCGGTTTGTTAGCTGCATACCTTTCATGGTATTAATGGCTATTGCTCCGCACCTCTACGCCCAAAAAGAGCAAAGCCTCTGCGAAGTAACCGTGCGGGGAGTGCGGCCCGAGCGCTTCATGGTGGGACAAAAAGTGCAGGAAATTGATTCGATCCAACTGACACGCTTTCGTTACAGCACTTTGGCCGACTTCCTCCAGTTTCAAAGTCCAGTGGCGTTCAAAAGTTACGGGGCAGGGCAAGCCACAAGCATTGCTTTTAGGGGAACTTCCGCCAATCATACGGCGGTGCTTTGGAACGGTATAAACATCAATTCGCCGTCGTTGGGGCAAAGTGATTTTTCGACGATTCCCGTGGCGGGCTTCGACCAAATGAGCGTGCAGTACGGGTCGGCGGCAAGCTGCGTAGGTACCGACGCCGTTGGGGGCAGCATTCAGCTACGCTCCGTACCCGATTTTAGGCAAAAAGGGCTTCAAACCTTGGCAGCTTTTAGGCTCGAAAGCTCCGAAAATTATACGGGTCAGGCGGGGTTACGTTTCATTCAGAAAGCAGGGAAGAATTGGATACTTTCGGGCAAAACCCTTTTATACGGCAGTATTTTTAACAACTATTTTGGGACCGAGCCACGACGCACCCGCCAAGGCGAAAGCTATTCGTTTGAACCGACCCGAACTACCCAAAAAGGTGTGGTACAAGACCTGTATTGGCAACATCAAAAAGGCAATCTATTCTCATTTAATCTCTGGCTGACCGACAATACCCTCACCATTCAGCCTCATCAAGTTCCGTTGCGTGAAGTCACCCGTACGCAGGCTTACCGTGTGCTGGGTTCGTACCAGATTGGTAAAACACTGATACGAACGGGCTTCATCCGGGACGTGATTGATTATGGAAAAGGAGAAAATCTGAACCCCAGCCATACCGAAATCGACCGTTTTATTCTCCGTACCGAGCACGATTTTTCGTGGATTCAAAGCTGCGACAAAGGCACTAATCTCAAAATTGGGGCCGAATTGGTGCATTATAATGCCCGGGTGGATGGGTACGGGGATGAGGTAAAACGAGAAAATCGGGCCGATTTTTACGCCTTGCTCCGGCATCAGTTCAACGGCAAACTCAGCGCGTCGCTCAATCTGCGGCAAGCCTTCGTGACCCGATTCAGCCCCCCATTTACCCCGTCGCTGGGGGTCGAGTACACCGCGTTTACGCGTCCGCGTACCAAAATCAGCTTTAGCGGAAATACGTCACTCAGTTACCGCGTACCAACGCTCAATGAGCGTTACTGGGTCAATTTGGGCAACCCCGAACTCCGCCCCGAACGGGGTTTCAACAAAGAAATCAGCGTGATTTTGAAACAACGGCTAGCCGAAATGAATCAATTTTCGGCATCCATTACCGCCTTTCATAATCTCATCGACGATTGGACATATTGGAACCCAGAGCGTAACTATCGGGTCGAAAACCTCCAGCAGGTACTTTCCAAAGGGCTTGAATTTGCGTTTGGCCTAAAAACCAAATGGCATAAAATACAGTTAGACGCCAACCTAAACTACGGTTTGACCGATGCTTCACAACAAAAAACCTACGGGCCATACACCCAAGATTTTATCGGAAAACAACTCATTTACGTGCCACGACACACGTTTGGGGGGACACTTACCGCTACCCACGGCAAAGCCTCACTTACCGTGCAGCAGCAATTTAATTCGGAGCGTTACAGCACTTTTGACCACTCGGGTCGGCCATTTGCCCCCTATTTTTTGCTGAATGCGGTGTTGAATTATCAATTTCAAAAAGGAAATTTTCGCAGCGACATCGCCCTTCAGGGAAACAACCTAAGCAATACGGTATATCCTAATCTCAAGAAAAACGCGATGCCCTTAAGAACACTATCACTCAACGTTATTTTTTATTTTCAATCAAAACAACCCACAAATGAATCGTAATTATCTGCTTATTACCAGCCTTTTAACCATTGGTTTGTCTGCCTGCAACTCCACTGACCCCGAGCCGTCTCAACCCTACGACAATGGCGTACTGATCATCAATGCGGGAAATTTTCTGGACAACAACGGGTCTATTTCTTTGGTGCAACGAACTTCTACGACCGCCTCGTATGACATTTTTCAGAAAGAAAATAGTCGTACGCTTGCGGGTAGCCTGAGCGGTTATGCGGAAGTCAACGAAAAAGGCATTATCCTTGTCGATAACTCCACGGCGGGCAAAGACGGCATCGAAATCGTTGACGCCCGAACCTTTAAAAGTCTGACGTCTATTCCATCCACCGAAGTGGAGAACCCACGGGCGGTGGTCAAAGCGACCGATACCAAGGCCTACATTACCTGCTGGGACGCTACGGGTGATTTTTCTAATTTTTACAAAAACCCTGGCTATGTGGCCGTCCTTGATTTGACCACCAACAAATTGACCAAAAAAATCCCCGTCCAAAACGGAGCCGAAAGCATTTTGGTTATTGGCACCGAAGCTTTTGTGGGAAATACGGGAAGCGGAATGACAAAAATTACCGTTATCGACATCGCCACCGATTCCGTTAAACAATCCATCGAGATTGGCCGCAATCCTGACTTGGTGGGTCTTGATGCCAATAATAAACTGTGGCTGTACGCGGGAGGAGAAATGGTACGGCTAAATACCCAAACCAAAACAGTGGAAACCCGTTTTAAAATTACGTCGCCCAATGCGTCAAAATCGCCCAGTTCGTTCACGCTGAGCGCCGACAAAAAAACCATTTATTTCACCAATTCATTCTACGACGCAGCCGATGGCTACCTCCAAAAAGGAGAAACCTACAGCTTCTCCATCGATGCGGCGGCCGTGGTGGCCGACAAACCTTTTATCAATCGGTTATTTTCGGGAGGATTGGGCGTTGACCCGCAAACGGGCGTGATTTATGCCGGTTTGGTGCCCTCTTTCAAACAAGCAGGTTATGTTCTCCGGTATCAACCCAACGGTACGTTGATTGATTCGGTCAAGGCCGAAATTGCACCGAGTACATTTTTCTTTAAAAAATAATACCCATTAACAGTCATCTTATTTCAATTCAGAAGGGCGGGCCGTTTGTGTCTGCCCTTTTTTGCAGCAAAAGTGAATAACAAGTTCTTTCAAATAGCGTAGTCATTACCCGTCGGTCGGGTTTGAACCGACTGACGGGTAGATAGATGATCATCAGTACCTTAACTTAGGCTCGACCCAAAGGGCAGTTAGGCAAAGTAAAAAAAGCACCAACCACGCCCAATCTGGCAATTTTGCGGTAATCAGTTGCGTCGTACCTGCTGAATATTTCGATTGATTGCTCGAATGCGCCTGCACGCTCTCCGCCATTCGGGCCGCATTCGATACCACGGTTTCATTTTCCTCTACGTATACCTCCAAAGAATCCTGAAAGGGCTGCCAACCTGATTTTCTAAAAGTATAATCCGTACCATAACTAAACGCGTTGAGGGAAGAACGTTGGAGTGAAACCGTATCTTCCGCCACCGAAACGGTCGAGAGAGGTTGCGAAAATTTATTCAAGACCAAGCTCGCACGCGTGTCTTTCCAAAGCGGGGCAGTCACTACAATATTCCCTTCTTGCGCGGGCACCAACGCCTGCAAAATACCCGACCAAATTTTATCATAGTTCAAGCTATCGCCACTTAATTTCAACGAAAAAGTTTCATTCAACAAACTCAGTCCCACCATTCCACCCGTTTTTTGCACGGCTACGGGATAGCCCAAAATATTTTTTTGGTTTGGATTTTCTGCCAATCGGTACGGCAAGGCCGTTAGTCCGTTTCCTACCAAAACACTTTCATCATTGGAGATTTTCTTCAAATTCCATTTTGTTCCCAGCGTTGCATTCAACTTTTTTGCGGCTTGCTCTGGATTCGTTATGTTGTAAAACAAAACACTTTTTCCATCCGAAACAGCCTTTTTCACCAACGGATGACCTGCATTTTCAGGGTCGGTAAAGACAATATCGGGCACAAAATCTTTTTTATTTTTTACCTGATTCATTGACACCCTCGTTTGTGTATTCTTGGCTACGGCCGTCACCATTTCTACCCTTCCCCCCTTCTTGCCTAACCACTCCGCCAGGGCTTTACTCTCAAAATCAGGATTTTGCAAGACAAAGTAGGCCGAAACAGGCTGCGGTTTTCGGGAATAAAAAGCCACCTTCTGTAAGGGTTGATTATCCAACAGCAAGGTGGTTTCGGTTCGTCCAATGGCAAAAGAAGGAAACGTCAAACGAAAAGTTTGATTCCCTTTACGCAATAAAACACTGTCTAGTACCTGATTGGCATAGTTGATTTTGAGCACCTTGGGCGCATCCAAGGCGATGGCTCCCGATACTTCCTGCAACTCTCCTTTTCGGAGCATGGCCTTCCACTGTATCGACGCTAATTCGTTATTTTTAAACCACGGAATCCAATGAATCTCGTGCTGGCTTAGATGGGCAAGCATTTGGGGGCGAGCATCCTGCCCCAGCACATAAACCGTCCCCAATTGCGCGGCAAAATCAGCCGTTTCTGACGTACGGCGCTCAAAGTCATCAAATGAAAAAGTTTCGGTAATTTTCAGACTGTCTTGGGCTTTTTTTATCGCCTCTAAGGGTACATTTTCA encodes:
- a CDS encoding GTP-binding protein — protein: MNKQKKLPVTVLSGFLGAGKTTLLNHILHNKEGLKVAVIVNDMSEVNIDTQLVERENTLSRTEEKLVEMSNGCICCTLREDLMIEVEKLAHENRFDYLLIESTGISEPVPIAQTFTFKDEENGIDLSRFAQIDSMITVVDALNFAKDFGSVDTLHTRALNEDPQDHRTIVNLLTDQIEFADIIILNKTDLVSQAQLGELKAIISSLNPVAKIIQSSFGNVSTAHILNTGLFDYDKAEQSAGWIQELENLKTGKTHTPETVEYGISSFVFRDRRPFHPERFWHYLSNDWHAGILRSKGLFWIASRPNEAINWSQAGGSLRAESAGVWWASMPFDQRIRYAAYVDNKSIIETRWDKRFGDRQNELVIIGQDLNQEIIEKELQACLCTDAEIKAMETNQAFTDPFPL
- a CDS encoding TonB-dependent receptor plug domain-containing protein, whose product is MVLMAIAPHLYAQKEQSLCEVTVRGVRPERFMVGQKVQEIDSIQLTRFRYSTLADFLQFQSPVAFKSYGAGQATSIAFRGTSANHTAVLWNGININSPSLGQSDFSTIPVAGFDQMSVQYGSAASCVGTDAVGGSIQLRSVPDFRQKGLQTLAAFRLESSENYTGQAGLRFIQKAGKNWILSGKTLLYGSIFNNYFGTEPRRTRQGESYSFEPTRTTQKGVVQDLYWQHQKGNLFSFNLWLTDNTLTIQPHQVPLREVTRTQAYRVLGSYQIGKTLIRTGFIRDVIDYGKGENLNPSHTEIDRFILRTEHDFSWIQSCDKGTNLKIGAELVHYNARVDGYGDEVKRENRADFYALLRHQFNGKLSASLNLRQAFVTRFSPPFTPSLGVEYTAFTRPRTKISFSGNTSLSYRVPTLNERYWVNLGNPELRPERGFNKEISVILKQRLAEMNQFSASITAFHNLIDDWTYWNPERNYRVENLQQVLSKGLEFAFGLKTKWHKIQLDANLNYGLTDASQQKTYGPYTQDFIGKQLIYVPRHTFGGTLTATHGKASLTVQQQFNSERYSTFDHSGRPFAPYFLLNAVLNYQFQKGNFRSDIALQGNNLSNTVYPNLKKNAMPLRTLSLNVIFYFQSKQPTNES
- a CDS encoding DUF5074 domain-containing protein, with the protein product MNRNYLLITSLLTIGLSACNSTDPEPSQPYDNGVLIINAGNFLDNNGSISLVQRTSTTASYDIFQKENSRTLAGSLSGYAEVNEKGIILVDNSTAGKDGIEIVDARTFKSLTSIPSTEVENPRAVVKATDTKAYITCWDATGDFSNFYKNPGYVAVLDLTTNKLTKKIPVQNGAESILVIGTEAFVGNTGSGMTKITVIDIATDSVKQSIEIGRNPDLVGLDANNKLWLYAGGEMVRLNTQTKTVETRFKITSPNASKSPSSFTLSADKKTIYFTNSFYDAADGYLQKGETYSFSIDAAAVVADKPFINRLFSGGLGVDPQTGVIYAGLVPSFKQAGYVLRYQPNGTLIDSVKAEIAPSTFFFKK